CTCGGCAAGGCATGTGCCCTGATTACCGACGGTCGATTCTCGGGTGGAACGTCCGGTCTTTCGATCGGACATGTCTCACCGGAAGCGGCTGAAGGAGGAATGATCGGTTTGATCAGGGAAGGGGATCTGATCGTTATCGATATCCCGAATCGGGTTATTAAAGTCGATGTTGCCGATGCGGTACTCGAGACGCGTCGGGCCGAGATGGAGGCTGCCGGATCGGATGCCTGGAAACCGGCCAAGCGCCAGCGCAAAGTCAGTACTGCACTGCAGGCCTACGCCGCGATGACGACCAGCGCCGCCCAGGGTGCCGTACGCAAGATTCGCTGACAGGTTTGCCAGATAAAATATTTTTACCGTCATTCTTTTGGAGGAGGTTCACGTGAAAATGACCGGTTCTGAAATACTGCTTGAATGTTTCAAGGAAGAAGGGGTCGATACCGTCTTCGGCTACCCCGGGGGGGCGGTTATCAATCTTTATGATGACCTGATGAAGTCAAAGATCAACCATATCCTGCCACGGCACGAACAGGCTGCGATCCACGCTGCCGATGGATATGCGCGCGCGACCGGAAAGGTCGGGGTGGCGATTGCCACCAGCGGACCGGGTGCGACCAACACGATTACCGGTATCGCAACCGCTTACATGGATTCGATTCCGATGGTGGTTGTCACCGGTCAGGTTCCGACCCCGTTGATCGGCAACGATGCTTTCCAGGAAGCCGATGTGGTCGGGATTACCCGTCCGGTCACCAAACACAACTACCTGGTCAAGGATGTTCGTGATCTGGCGCGGATTATGAAGCAGGCGTTCTATATTGCCCGCACCGGAAGGCCGGGGCCGGTGGTTGTCGATCTGCCGAAGGATGTCCAGGTCGCCGAAACGACATTTGCATATCCGGATAAGGTCGAGTTGCGCGGCTACAAGCCGACTTTCAGCGGTAATGCCCGGCAGATTGCCAAAGCCGCAAAAATGATTCTGACAGCGCGCAAGCCGGTTCTTTATGTCGGTGGCGGGGCCAGCCTGTCGGATTCCGACAAGGAACTGCTCAAACTCGCTGAAATGATCAAGGCTCCGGTGACAACGACCCTGATGGCGATGGCCGCATTTCCGCAGAATCATCCGCTCTGCATGGGCATGCTCGGCATGCACGGGACCTATCATGCGAATATGGCGGTCACCAATTCCGATCTGCTGATCGCTTTGGGCGCCCGTTTTGATGATCGGGTGACCGGCAAGATTGCGACCTTTGCCCCGGACGCAAAAATCATTCACGTTGACGTCGACCCGACGTCGATTAAAAAGAATGTTCGGGTCGATCTGCAGATTGTCGGCGACCTCAAGGATGTGCTGAAGAAGCTGCTCAAGGAACTCTCTGAGCAAAAGAGCGAGGTCAAGCAGTTGGCTGAAAGACTCAAGCCATGGCGCGACGAGATCACCGAATGGAAGAAGACGCACCCGCTGACCTATAAATCATCGAAGACGGAGATCAAGCCGCAATTCGTCATCGAAAAGCTGAGTGAGCTATCAGATGATGACGCGATTGTCACCACCGAAGTCGGGCAACATCAGATGTGGGCCGCCCAGTTTTTCAAGTATAACCGGCCGCGTACCTTCCTCTCCTCGGGCGGACTCGGCACCATGGGATACGGCTTGCCGGCGGCTCTCGGCGCCCAGGCTGCTTACCCGAAGCGTCAGGTCATTGATATTTCCGGTGACGGGTCCTTCCAGATGAATTCACAGGAGTTGGCAACCCTGGTTCAATACCGGCTGCCGGTCAAGATTGTTATTCTCAATAACAATTTTCTCGGCATGGTTCGCCAGTGGCAACAGCTGTTTTTTGACAAACGCTACAGTCAAACCTGCCTTGAACTGCCGATCGACTTCAAGAAACTGGCTGAAGCCTATGGCGCAACCGGTCTGACCTGCAGTAAGCCGGGGGAGGTTGAAGCGACCATCAAGGAAGCTTTTGCGACCGACGGACCGGTTATCATGGAATTCAAGGTCTGCCGTGAGGAGAATGTCATGCCGATGGTCCCGGCCGGCGCCGGGCTCAATGAAATGGTTCTGGCGACTTAAGTCACGAATTGTGACAGGAGGAATAGCACAATGAAACATACTATTTCCGTTTTGGTGGAAAATGAATTCGGAGTTCTGTCCCGGATTGTCGGGCTGTTTTCCGGCCGTGGTTTTAATATTAACAGCCTGTCGGTTGCACCGACCCTCGATCCCTCTATCTCGCGGATGACGCTCGTGACCTCCGGCGATGATCAGATTATCGAACAGATTAACAAGCAGCTCAACAAGCTGATTGACACGATCAAGGTCATCGACTACACCAGCGAAGGGCATCCCTATGTTGAACGCGAGCTTGCCCTGATCAAGGTCAATGCCGAAGAGAGCACCAGGGCCGAGGTTATGCGGGTCGTCGATATTTTCCGTGGCAAGGTCATTGACGTGACGCCGAAGTCCTACACCATTGAGGTCATGGGAGCTCCGGATAAAGTTGACGCAATCATCGAAATCCTGCGACCGATCGGGATCAAGGAAGTGATCCGGACCGGGCCGGCTGTCCTCGGACGCGGCTCGAAGGGATGGTCCAGCAACTGATAATCATTTGGCAAGGATGGCACTCTGTGTTATATCTCTTGGCTACTTTTTAAAGAATTCGACTAAGGAGCATATTGATGAAAGTCTATTATGACAAAGATGCCGATCTATCGATCATCAAGGGGATGAAGGTCACGATTGTCGGTTATGGATCGCAGGGTCATGCCCATGCCTGCAATCTTAAGGATTCGGGTGTTGATGTCACCGTCGGTCTGCGTACCGGTTCTTCGTCTGTTGCCAAGGCAGAAGCCCATGGGCTGCAGGTCAAGCCGGTTGCAGAGGCCGTTGCCGCTGCCGACCTGGTCATGATCCTGACACCGGATGAATTCCAGTCACAGCTTTACCGCGACGAGATTGAACCGAATATTAAAAAAGGTTCGACCATGGCCTTTGCCCATGGCTTCAGCATCCATTACAACCAGGTCGAGCCGCGGGCAGATCTCGATGTGATCATGATTGCGCCGAAAGCACCGGGCCATACCGTCCGTTCCGAGTTTGAGAAGGGCGGCGGCATTCCGGATCTGATTGCCATCTTCCAGGATGCCTCCGGCAAGGCCAAGGAGGTTGCTCTTTCTTATGCCAGCGCCATCGGCGGCGGGCGGACCGGTATCATCGAAACGACGTTCAAGGATGAGACCGAGACCGACCTGTTTGGTGAGCAGGCGGTTCTCTGCGGTGGTGCCGTTGAACTGGTCAAGGCCGGGTTTGAAACCCTGACCGAGGCCGGGTACTCTCCGGAAATGGCTTATTTCGAATGCCTGCATGAGCTGAAGTTGATCGTTGATCTGATGTATGAAGGCGGCATTGCAAACATGAATTACTCGATTTCCAACAACGCCGAGTATGGTGAGTACGTCACCGGTCCGAAAGTGATCAACGACGAAAGCCGCAGGGCAATGCGTGAATGCCTCGATAATATTCAGAATGGTGAGTATGCCAAGCGTTTTATTCTCGAGGGCCAATCGAATTATCCTGAAATGACAGCCCGGCGCCGTCTCAATGCCGCTCATCCGATCGAGCAGGTTGGCGAAGGTCTGCGCAAGATGATGCCCTGGATCAAGAAGATTGTTGATAAAAGTAAAAACTGATTAATGACATCGGGGACAACAGGTTTGTCCCCGCTTCATTTGATGGGAAATTTATGAACGACAATACACTGCCCGTGGCCCGTGAAGGACTTCCATTTATAGCTCTTTTCGCATTTGTGACGCTGGTCTTCGCCTTACTCGACTGGGGTTTTCTTGCCTTCATTGCCCTGGTACTGACCCTTTTTACCGTTTACTTTTTCAGGGACCCGGAACGCTACTGTTCGGCGGAAAACGGCGACGTTATTGCCCCGGCCGATGGCAAGGTTGTCTTTGTCGGCGAGGTCATGGAAGAGCGATTCTTCAAGGAAGAAGTGCAGAAGGTCAGTATTTTTATGTCGGTGTTTGATGTCCATGTTAATCGTGCCCCCTGTTCGGGGAAGGTTGTCGATACCTACTACAACAAGGGCGAATTTCTCAATGCTTCTCTCGACAAGGCGAGCCTGGAGAATGAACAGTCCGGTATTTTCATGCAGACCGAAAACGATAAGAATATCCTTTTTGTCCAGGTTGCCGGTCTGATTGCCCGTCGCATCATTTCTTACCCGAAGACCGGAGATATTATAAAGCGCTGCAATCGTTACGGTTTGATCCGTTTCGGTTCAAGGGTCGATATTTATCTGCCGAAAAGTGCCGAGCTGAGTGTACACCTCGGTGATCGCACCGTTGCCGGTGAAACCGTGGTCGGAAACCTGCAATGATGACTAATAATCAGGAAAAAAATGAAGTAAAAAAAGGAGGTATCCGCCGCGGGGTTTACCTTTTGCCAAACCTGTTTACGACCGGAACCTTGTTTGCCGGTTTCTACAGTATCATCGCGACAACCAGGGGGCATTATGAAATTGCCGCCTGGTTTATCCTGGTCGCTGCCATTTTTGATGTTCTCGATGGAAAGGTGGCCCGTATTACCGGGACAACCAGTCAGTTCGGGGTTGAGTACGATTCTCTGGCTGATCTGGCGTCGTTCGGAGTTGCCCCTGGGGTCTTGATGTATGCCTGGGCACTGACCGGTTTCGGCAAGCTCGGTTGGCTGGCCGGATTCTTATACGTTGTGTGCGGTGCCCTTCGCCTGGCCCGGTTTAACGTTCAGGTCAATACGGTAGAATCGAAGCGATTTGTCGGATTGCCGATACCGGCCGCCGCCGGTCTGGTTGCCTCCTGTGTTCTCCTGTTTTATCGTCTCGGCGGCTCTGGAGAGATAAAGAAAATATCGATTCTGATCCTGATTTACGTGCTGGCGTACTTGATGGTGAGCAATTTTCGCTATTTTTCGCTCAAAGACCCGGAACTGTTTAAACGTCAGCCCTTCGGTTTTTTGGTTCTGGCAATCATTCTTATTATTATCATCGTTGCCGAACCGGCGATCATGCTTTTCACCGTCGCTTTTCTCTACATGCTTTCCGGGATGATTGCGAAGGTGTTTGGGTTCTTCAGATCGACCGAGAAAAGTCCTGTTGGTACGAAGAAAGAGTAAATACTCTTTTTTGCACAACGGGGTTGACAATATGTCTGCTTTGCTGTTTTATAAAATAACAATTCATTAAAGGCTATGAAGAGGAGTAGTAGAATCCTTGCCCTGTTACAGAGAGCCGGCGGTTGCTGCGAGCCGGTACAGTGCTGATTCGAACTCGCCTTGGAGCCGCGGAAGTGAAGTTTCGATGACCTAGCTTCTGCCGTGAGCCAGCGTAAATGGCCAAACAAGGTCTGCACAAGTTAATGATAAGTTGACTGGCAGACGAAACAGGGTGGTACCGCGAAGCGACAGCTCTCGCCCCTGCTAAAGGGGTGGGAGCTTTTTATATGCACCTGATACGAAAATGAGAGGAGGTGGTCGTATGGAATCTGACCTGGCTGATCTAGACCGGACCAAGAAAGATCCCGAGGGGAAGTTGAGACGTTTTAATTTCTGCCGGCCGCTTCTGCTGCCCGGCGCCAGGAAACTGGATACGGAGGACTTATGAGTGAAAAAACAAATATTATAATTTTCGATACGACGTTGCGTGACGGCGAACAATCGCCCGGCGCCAGCATGAACATAGATGAAAAACTTCGTATTGCCCACCAGCTTGAAAAGATGAATGTCGATGTCATCGAAGCCGGTTTCCCGATCGCTTCGGTCGGTGATTTTGAAGCGGTCAAAAAGATAGCAGAGTCGATCAAGGGACCGCAGATCGCCGGTTTGTGCCGCTCGAATTTCAAGGATATCGACCGCGCCTGGGAAGCGTTGCAGTACGCCGGGGAGCGCGGGCGGATTCATACTTTTATCGCAACCTCGGATATTCACATGGAGCGTAAGCTGCAGATGGAGCCGGCCAAGGTCAAGGAGACGGCAGTCGCTGCCGTCAGGCACGCCGCCAAATATACCTCGAATGTCGAGTTCTCCTGCGAAGACGCAGTTCGTACGCGGATCGAGTTCCTCGCCGAAATGGTTGAGGCGGTCATTGATGCCGGGGCAACGACGGTCAATATTCCCGATACCGTCGGCTATGCGATTCCGCATGAGTTTTACGAAACAATCACTTATCTCAGGCAGAATGTACCGAATATTGACAAGGCGGTCCTTTCGGTCCACTGTCATAACGATCTCGGCCTTGCCGTTGCCAACTCGCTGGCTGCTATTCGGGCCGGTGCCCGCCAGGTCGAATGTACAATCAATGGGATCGGTGAACGGGCCGGCAACTGCTCGCTTGAGGAGGTTGTCATGGGGTTGCGCACCCGACATGACATCCTGCCGTATACGACCCAGGTCGAAACCGAGCATATTTATGCCGCCAGTCGCCTCCTTTCGACAATTACCGGCATTACCGTGCAGCCGAACAAGGCGATTGTCGGTGCCAATGCTTTTGCTCACGAAGCCGGAATCCATCAACATGGTGTTTTGATGGACAAGGAAACCTACGAAATCATGACCCCGGAGTCAATCGGGCTCACCAAGAATAAACTGGTACTCGGTAAGCATTCCGGCCGGCATGCTTTTATCGACCGTCTCAAAGAGCTCGGTTATGACTTGCCGAAAGAGGATATTGAGAAGGCTTTTACCCGCTTCAAGGATCTCGCAGACCAGAAGAAGGAGATCTTCGACGAGGACCTTGATGCGATCATTGCTGACGAGGTTGTGCGGATTGAGGAGCGTTACAAGCTGATGCAGATGAACGTCGCCTCCGGTTCGTTTGCCGCGCCGACGGCGACTGTGCAGATGCAGGTCGACGGTGAAGAGAAGAAAACGGCGGTTATGGGTGCTGGCCCGGTCGATGCGACCTTCAAGGCGATAAAGGCGCTGACCGGCAGCAATGCTGAACTGAAGCAGTATTCGGTCGGAGCGATTACCGGTGGTACCGATGCCCAGGGTGAGTGTACGGTTCGACTCTCCGAAAACGGTCGAGAAGTTCTTGGTCAGGGAGCGCATGAAGATATCATTGTCGCCAGTGCCAAGGCTTACATCAATGCCCTGAACAAGATCTCTTCGGTTATGGAGCGGGTCGGGGTTCCGATTTAAGTCCGGTTTTCGGAAAAATAATTATTCGAGAAAAGTTAAAAACAGGAGCCAAGATGGGACAAACCACAGCTGAAAAGATTTTTGCATCACATTTGCGTGATGAACCCTTTGCCGGGACCAAGGTTCTCGATCTCGACCGGGTTCTTTGTCACGAGATTACCACTCCGGTGGCCATCGCTGACCTCGAGTGGCGCAACAAGGATCGGGTTTACGACAACACCAAAATCAAGGCGGTTATTGATCATGTGACTCCGGCCAAGGACAGCAAAACGGCGCTTCAGGCCAAAATTCTCCGGGACTGGGCGAAGCGGCACGATATTGTCGACTTTTTTGACGTCGGTCATAACGGCGTCTGTCATGCCCTGTTCCCGGAAAAAGGATATATCCGCCCCGGCTTCACCGTCATCATGGGTGATTCCCATACCTGCACCCATGGTGCTTTCGGTGCGTTTGCCGCCGGTGTCGGTACGACCGATCTCGAAGTCGGTATTCTTAAAGGGGTGTGCGCTTTTCGCGAACCGAAAACGATCCGGATTAATCTGAACGGAACCCTGCCGCAGGGTGTTTATGCCAAGGATGTCATTCTTTACGTCATCGGTCAGATCGGCGTCAACGGCGCTACCGATCGGGTCATCGAGTTTCATGGTCCGGTCGTCGAGCAGATGAGTATGGAATCGCGCATGACCCTTTGCAATATGGCGATCGAAGCCGGCGGCACATCTGGTATCTGTCAGCCGGACATGATTACCGTTGATTATCTCTGGCCGTTTATCAAGGATGAGTTTTCCTCGAAGGATGAGGCGCTGGACGAGTACCGCAAGTGGAATCCGGATGCCGATGCTTCCTATGACCGGGTGGTCGATTTTGATCTTTCTTCGATCGAGCCGCAATGCACCTTCGATTTCAAGCCGGACTGTGTCAAGCCGGTCTCGGCAATGGCCGGCACCAGGGTTGATCAGATCTATATCGGCAGCTGTACCAACGGGCGGATTGAAGATCTCAGGCAAGCGGCTGCTATTCTCAAAGGGAAAAAGCTGGCTGATTCGGTCCGTGGCATCGTTTCGCCGGCAACACCTCAGATTTTCAAAGAAGCGATGAACGAAGGCCTCATGGATATTTTTATGGACGCCGGTTTTTGTGTGACCAATCCGACTTGTGGCGCCTGCCTCGGCATGAGTAATGGAGTTCTGGCCGAAGGCGAGTCCTGTGCAGCGACAACCAATCGGAACTTTTCCGGTCGCATGGGCAAGGGCGGTATGGTTCACCTGATGAGCCCCGCGACCGCTGCCGCTACCGGCATTACCGGGGTCATCACTGACGCCCGTACCCTGTAATCAGTACTGGAGGAGCAGATAATGAAAAAATCGTTTGGCGGATCGGTTATTTTTCTTGACCGGTCCGATATCAATACCGATGAGATCATCCCGGCCAAGTATCTGACCGAAGTCACCAAAGAAGCCTTGCAGCCCTATATCCTGGAAGATCTTGTTCTCGATGGTTTCGATCCGAAAGGACAAAAGCTGAAGGATGCACAGGTTGTCGTAACCAGCCAGAATTTTGGTTGTGGCTCATCGCGTGAGCATGCTCCCTGGGTTTTCGAAGTCAACGATGTTCATACAGTTATTGCCGAGAGTTATGCCCGGATCTTCCGTCAGAACATGTTCAATTGCGGCATGCTGGCAATTGAATTGCCGAAAGAGCAGATCGACATGATTTTTGCTCTTGGTGACGATGTTGAAGTGACCGTCGATGTTGATAGTCAGAAGGTTCAGGCTTCGGCGAACGGCAATACCGAGTCGTTTGAGTTTGCAATAAGCGAATTTGACAAGGCCCTGGTTAAAGCCGGTGGCTGGGTTGAATTTGCTGATTCGCGATATTGAATGCACCGATTGTCGAGCATTGGAGAGGCCGGGTTTTGATCCGGCCTTTTCAGTGATAAATGATTGACAAAACAAGTCCGGCATTCTTATAGTTGCAGACTCTGTTTTCGCATAAAATCTATATGAAATGATACAAGGAGCGTTTCGATGGGAAAGGTCTACAAAATTGCTGTTCTGCCGGGAGATGGCATCGGTCCTGAGGTTATGGCCGAAGCGATCAAGGTGCTTGAAACCGTAGAGGAAAAATTCAAAATATCGATCGAGTTTACCTTTGCCAATGTTGGTGGAATTGCAATCGATGAAGAGGGGCAGGCCCTCCCCGATCCGACTGTCAGGATCTGCAAGGAATCGGATGCGGTTCTTTTCGGATCGGTCGGTGGTCCGAAATGGGAGCACCTGCCGCCAGATGAGCAACCGGAACGTGGGGCGCTTCTTCCATTGCGTAAGATTTTCGGACTGTTCTGTAATCTCCGTCCGGCAATTATCTTCCCGGCGTTGACCGGAAACTCTTCGCTCAAGCCGGAAATTATTGAAGGCGGGTTCGATATCCTTGTTGTGCGTGAGCTGACAGGCGGTATTTACTTCGCCCAACCGAAAGGGATTGAGGGTGCCGGCGCTGAGCGCACCGGTTTTGATACCATGAAGTACAGTGACGCCGAAATCGAGCGAATTGCGCATATCGGATTTCAGGCTGCCCGGAAGAGGGGCGGCAAGCTCTGTTCCATCGACAAGGCCAACGTATTGTCAACCTCGGTTCTCTGGCGGGAGGTTGTTGAACGGGTTGCCACGGCATACCCTGATGTGGAACTGAGTCACATGTATGTTGATAATGCGGCGATGCAGCTCTGTCGCTGGCCAAAACAGTTCGATGTCATGCTTTGCGGCAATATGTTCGGTGATATCCTTTCCGATGAAGCGGCGATGCTGACCGGTTCCCTCGGCATGTTGCCGAGTGCTTCACTGGCCGAAGGATCATTCGGCCTCTATGAACCATCCGGCGGCTCGGCACCCGATATTGCCGGACAGGGGATCGCCAACCCGATTGCTCAAATCCTTTCGGCGGCGATGATGCTTCGCTATTCATTCGGGCTGGTCGAGGCCGCAGACGCAGTCGAAAAAGCTGTCGAGAAAACACTGAATGATGGCCTTCGCACCGGTGATATCTATCAGGGGCTTGATGGTGAAAGAAAGGTAAACACGATTGAGATGGGTGAGGCAATCGTTAACCGTATCTGAATCTGTGCTAAAGGATTCTGACGGGGACCTGATGGTCCCCGTTTGTTTTTCCGATGGATAAATCATTTCATCAGCAAAATTTTCTAGACGCCGATCCCGGAAGGGGAATTGATCCACGGCTGGTTCTTACCCTGGCGATTGGCGCCATGGCCCTGCTCTTTGCCGCTTCATCCTGGTGGCGTATCATGCTGTTTATACCGCTTGCCTGGTTTCTGCTTGCCCGGCTTGAACTCTCCCGGTCCTTCAGGTGGCGCTTTTACTGGCTTCGCTGGCTGCTTGTTTCGATCATAGCTCTGCACATGTTGCTATCTCCCGGCCATACAATCCGGGGTCTGTCGTGGTTCACCTACGAGGGGCTGGCCCGCGGGCTGATGGTTTCTCTGCAGATTGTTCTGGCAATGGCCATTTCGCTGGTTTTGATGCGCTTGCTGACTTCCGAAAGGGCTGTCCAGACATTTGCGGCATTGCTTAAACCACTCACGATTATTGGCTTTGATGTCAGTGGACCGATCGGTCAATTACGGATGACGCTCCGGTTCGTACCGGTTTTACAAGAAGAGGGCAAGGTTGCGGTTGCCTCGGTTAAGGATAGGGCGACGCCCGGTTTTTTAAATCGGATTCAAATATTGCAGAAGATGGTTATGACGATTTTTGAAAGAATGGTTGTCCGGGCCGACAGGCTGGCACATCAGGCAGCATCCGGAACCCCGACTTCTGTCGAGACGGATAAACTGCCATCGTTCTTGCCTTTGAATCCGGCGAGCCGGGTGACTGTTTGCGTTGCCTTAGCCTTCATGACTTTCTATTTTCTGCTGCCATGAGAATAATAAAATTGACAATCGAATACGATGGTACCGGCTACGTCGGCTGGCAGGTGCAGCCGAACGGCATATCGATTCAGCAGGTCGTCGAGGCCGGCCTCGAAAAGGTAGTTGGCTTGCCGGTGCGTGTCGTTTCCTCGGGACGAACAGACGCCGGCGTCCATGCCCGTGGCATGGTTGCCCATTTTCGGACCGACCGCGAGTTGCCTCTTTCTGCCTTTCGTGAGGGCGTCAACAGTCACCTCCCGGAATCAGTCGCAATTGTTTCGGCAGAAGAGGTGGCTGCCGACTTTCATTCCCGTTACAGCGCTCTCGCCAAACGGTATCGTTATTCAATCAATCAGGGCGAAGTTCGCTCACCGATTGCCGGCCGCTACAGCTGGCATGTGAAACGGCAACTTGATTTGCAGCGGATGCGGCAAGCTGCCGAGTTGCTGCTCGGCGAACACGATTTCAGGGCTTTCCGTTCTTCCGGTTGCGATGCCAAAACTTCGGTTCGTGAAATATACGCGATCAATATCAAGGCAGATGCGGGAATGATCCACGTCGATATTGTCGGCAACGGATTTCTCAGGAATATGGTGCGAATTATTGTCGGGACCCTGGTTGAGGTCGGCTCCGGCGCACGGTCGAGCGATGGTCTGCCCACGTTGCTTGCACAAGGAGAAAGAGGGGGTGCGGGAAAGACTGCTCCGGCTCAGGGTCTCTGTCTCATGCAGGTCTGGTATGACGGGAATTCCGACGACTGGACAGGTCGCTTAAACCGTGGTAAATCCAGCCAGAAAAGCCTTGACAAGCAACTTTAAATCATATATTTTT
The sequence above is drawn from the Desulfuromonas sp. genome and encodes:
- a CDS encoding ketol-acid reductoisomerase — translated: MLMKVYYDKDADLSIIKGMKVTIVGYGSQGHAHACNLKDSGVDVTVGLRTGSSSVAKAEAHGLQVKPVAEAVAAADLVMILTPDEFQSQLYRDEIEPNIKKGSTMAFAHGFSIHYNQVEPRADLDVIMIAPKAPGHTVRSEFEKGGGIPDLIAIFQDASGKAKEVALSYASAIGGGRTGIIETTFKDETETDLFGEQAVLCGGAVELVKAGFETLTEAGYSPEMAYFECLHELKLIVDLMYEGGIANMNYSISNNAEYGEYVTGPKVINDESRRAMRECLDNIQNGEYAKRFILEGQSNYPEMTARRRLNAAHPIEQVGEGLRKMMPWIKKIVDKSKN
- a CDS encoding 3-isopropylmalate dehydratase small subunit — its product is MKKSFGGSVIFLDRSDINTDEIIPAKYLTEVTKEALQPYILEDLVLDGFDPKGQKLKDAQVVVTSQNFGCGSSREHAPWVFEVNDVHTVIAESYARIFRQNMFNCGMLAIELPKEQIDMIFALGDDVEVTVDVDSQKVQASANGNTESFEFAISEFDKALVKAGGWVEFADSRY
- the leuB gene encoding 3-isopropylmalate dehydrogenase, translating into MGKVYKIAVLPGDGIGPEVMAEAIKVLETVEEKFKISIEFTFANVGGIAIDEEGQALPDPTVRICKESDAVLFGSVGGPKWEHLPPDEQPERGALLPLRKIFGLFCNLRPAIIFPALTGNSSLKPEIIEGGFDILVVRELTGGIYFAQPKGIEGAGAERTGFDTMKYSDAEIERIAHIGFQAARKRGGKLCSIDKANVLSTSVLWREVVERVATAYPDVELSHMYVDNAAMQLCRWPKQFDVMLCGNMFGDILSDEAAMLTGSLGMLPSASLAEGSFGLYEPSGGSAPDIAGQGIANPIAQILSAAMMLRYSFGLVEAADAVEKAVEKTLNDGLRTGDIYQGLDGERKVNTIEMGEAIVNRI
- the pssA gene encoding CDP-diacylglycerol--serine O-phosphatidyltransferase, whose translation is MTNNQEKNEVKKGGIRRGVYLLPNLFTTGTLFAGFYSIIATTRGHYEIAAWFILVAAIFDVLDGKVARITGTTSQFGVEYDSLADLASFGVAPGVLMYAWALTGFGKLGWLAGFLYVVCGALRLARFNVQVNTVESKRFVGLPIPAAAGLVASCVLLFYRLGGSGEIKKISILILIYVLAYLMVSNFRYFSLKDPELFKRQPFGFLVLAIILIIIIVAEPAIMLFTVAFLYMLSGMIAKVFGFFRSTEKSPVGTKKE
- a CDS encoding phosphatidylserine decarboxylase family protein → MNDNTLPVAREGLPFIALFAFVTLVFALLDWGFLAFIALVLTLFTVYFFRDPERYCSAENGDVIAPADGKVVFVGEVMEERFFKEEVQKVSIFMSVFDVHVNRAPCSGKVVDTYYNKGEFLNASLDKASLENEQSGIFMQTENDKNILFVQVAGLIARRIISYPKTGDIIKRCNRYGLIRFGSRVDIYLPKSAELSVHLGDRTVAGETVVGNLQ
- a CDS encoding acetolactate synthase small subunit, giving the protein MKHTISVLVENEFGVLSRIVGLFSGRGFNINSLSVAPTLDPSISRMTLVTSGDDQIIEQINKQLNKLIDTIKVIDYTSEGHPYVERELALIKVNAEESTRAEVMRVVDIFRGKVIDVTPKSYTIEVMGAPDKVDAIIEILRPIGIKEVIRTGPAVLGRGSKGWSSN
- a CDS encoding tRNA pseudouridine(38-40) synthase TruA, yielding MRIIKLTIEYDGTGYVGWQVQPNGISIQQVVEAGLEKVVGLPVRVVSSGRTDAGVHARGMVAHFRTDRELPLSAFREGVNSHLPESVAIVSAEEVAADFHSRYSALAKRYRYSINQGEVRSPIAGRYSWHVKRQLDLQRMRQAAELLLGEHDFRAFRSSGCDAKTSVREIYAINIKADAGMIHVDIVGNGFLRNMVRIIVGTLVEVGSGARSSDGLPTLLAQGERGGAGKTAPAQGLCLMQVWYDGNSDDWTGRLNRGKSSQKSLDKQL
- the ilvB gene encoding acetolactate synthase, large subunit, biosynthetic type; its protein translation is MKMTGSEILLECFKEEGVDTVFGYPGGAVINLYDDLMKSKINHILPRHEQAAIHAADGYARATGKVGVAIATSGPGATNTITGIATAYMDSIPMVVVTGQVPTPLIGNDAFQEADVVGITRPVTKHNYLVKDVRDLARIMKQAFYIARTGRPGPVVVDLPKDVQVAETTFAYPDKVELRGYKPTFSGNARQIAKAAKMILTARKPVLYVGGGASLSDSDKELLKLAEMIKAPVTTTLMAMAAFPQNHPLCMGMLGMHGTYHANMAVTNSDLLIALGARFDDRVTGKIATFAPDAKIIHVDVDPTSIKKNVRVDLQIVGDLKDVLKKLLKELSEQKSEVKQLAERLKPWRDEITEWKKTHPLTYKSSKTEIKPQFVIEKLSELSDDDAIVTTEVGQHQMWAAQFFKYNRPRTFLSSGGLGTMGYGLPAALGAQAAYPKRQVIDISGDGSFQMNSQELATLVQYRLPVKIVILNNNFLGMVRQWQQLFFDKRYSQTCLELPIDFKKLAEAYGATGLTCSKPGEVEATIKEAFATDGPVIMEFKVCREENVMPMVPAGAGLNEMVLAT
- a CDS encoding 2-isopropylmalate synthase; the protein is MSEKTNIIIFDTTLRDGEQSPGASMNIDEKLRIAHQLEKMNVDVIEAGFPIASVGDFEAVKKIAESIKGPQIAGLCRSNFKDIDRAWEALQYAGERGRIHTFIATSDIHMERKLQMEPAKVKETAVAAVRHAAKYTSNVEFSCEDAVRTRIEFLAEMVEAVIDAGATTVNIPDTVGYAIPHEFYETITYLRQNVPNIDKAVLSVHCHNDLGLAVANSLAAIRAGARQVECTINGIGERAGNCSLEEVVMGLRTRHDILPYTTQVETEHIYAASRLLSTITGITVQPNKAIVGANAFAHEAGIHQHGVLMDKETYEIMTPESIGLTKNKLVLGKHSGRHAFIDRLKELGYDLPKEDIEKAFTRFKDLADQKKEIFDEDLDAIIADEVVRIEERYKLMQMNVASGSFAAPTATVQMQVDGEEKKTAVMGAGPVDATFKAIKALTGSNAELKQYSVGAITGGTDAQGECTVRLSENGREVLGQGAHEDIIVASAKAYINALNKISSVMERVGVPI
- a CDS encoding 3-isopropylmalate dehydratase, yielding MGQTTAEKIFASHLRDEPFAGTKVLDLDRVLCHEITTPVAIADLEWRNKDRVYDNTKIKAVIDHVTPAKDSKTALQAKILRDWAKRHDIVDFFDVGHNGVCHALFPEKGYIRPGFTVIMGDSHTCTHGAFGAFAAGVGTTDLEVGILKGVCAFREPKTIRINLNGTLPQGVYAKDVILYVIGQIGVNGATDRVIEFHGPVVEQMSMESRMTLCNMAIEAGGTSGICQPDMITVDYLWPFIKDEFSSKDEALDEYRKWNPDADASYDRVVDFDLSSIEPQCTFDFKPDCVKPVSAMAGTRVDQIYIGSCTNGRIEDLRQAAAILKGKKLADSVRGIVSPATPQIFKEAMNEGLMDIFMDAGFCVTNPTCGACLGMSNGVLAEGESCAATTNRNFSGRMGKGGMVHLMSPATAAATGITGVITDARTL